ATACCCAGGTGAGCAGCACTGAGAAAGCTAAGGTAGGCACTGTAGTCCATTTCCGCCTTTATTTGCCCAAAATGTTTAGAGGAATGATCCAGGATCATCTCTTTGAAAAAATCAGCGGAGAAGGGAAGGGTTGGTATCTCATTGTTCTCCTCCTCCTTAATTTTTTTATCTTTGATCACGAGATTGAGCGGTCCGATATCGACCTGCGGTTCTTGGAGTTGGGAAAAGGCAGCGAGATCTCCATTCCAAAGCTGCGGAAAGAACCCTGGGACAAAATGAGAAATGGTCGGTCTTTTGTCTGACTTGGTGTTTTTAGGATGGGAGTCTTCACTTAACAAAGATTTGATGGAGAAGTCCTTGACAGCACTTTGGTGGCCAGAAGAATTATGGGTGGAAGAGTATTGGGTGGGTAAGTCCTTCTGAGATCCTCGGTAGGGTTCTTCCGTATGATCGGATGCAGAAGGGCTTTGGTTGCAGCTGCTTTCCTGAATATCCATTTGGTTCTCCTCATTCACAAAGTCTTTTGTGTCATCTtcatcctcctcttcatcatcatcgtcatcatcttcttccttctcctcctcttcctcatccccATCTCTTGGTGCCTCTAGGATTTCAAGGCAGACATTGATAACACATTGGATCTCTAACATCTCAGCGGCATCCAGGATGTGTTTGACATTGGACGTGGTGATCGTGAGCGTGGACGTGTAGGCGAATTCCAATATGGCAGAAAAAGCTTCGGGTTTAACAAAGTCAATCTCGTAAATGTACGGTTGTTCGACAACGGATCCTGTGGTGAAAAGCTTCTTAAAATATTTGCTGCAGGCGGCTAGAACAGATCTGTGCGTGCGGTACTCTTGGTCCTGGATGATAAGGATGACGTCACAGAGGAAGCCGTCATGTCGCTGCTGATTGAGTCCACATAGGATGTCGCTGCTGTGGTTCGGAAATGGAATGCCGATCAGATCTTCATGGCCACTTGCCATGTTCTCATGAGTGGTCCTACAATACAGAGAATTTGGGATCAGTATAGAAGCCACGGGGGGTATTAATACAACAATCAGATCTCAGCTGATCACTAATGGTCCCACAACTGGCTGACACTTCATGATCAAGTCAAGGAGCTAGAGAGGAGAGGATTGATTCATAGGACTCTGGTCCAGCGTCAAGGTCAGTGGCACCTGACAGTTAGACACCCgcaaatctcttaccttctggTGTACCCGGCACAGCATTTAAATTGTTAGGGCTGGcacaatgtcatcttacaatatggTGCACAGATGACATCGATCCAACCCTGGTTAATCAAAGGTTTTGCCGGAGACGTCGAGAGGGTAAGAGATTCATGGGATTCCTACCTAGCTGGCATATACCACTGACTTGAAAGCTGAATTGTAGTCCCACAAAACGACCCGCTCATCTCTACAAGGAACCCTTCAACAATTAGGGAGTGTTCAATATGGAGAAACCCTTGTGAGGTAGTGACAgctgttatatgcgagggtcgctatgttgcCACCAGGATGGGCATAGAACTGTATCGagaccgctggagtgcattgcagtcacaggcatagctgtgattgcagtgcaaaataaaagtttggtcttgggcaatctatttgcccaaggcagatttaagaaaacccgccatgagcttttatttttggagcgaactacaggatggtagtggggcatttAGCTCCCCccaggccgggtcttacaagtggcccatggccacagattccattttaaaaaccctgcagcaaagggttgaatGTGTCAGTCTAGGTTTGCAAACTTGCAGAGCAAGTGGCTCTGCAGAGCTCAGCTGGTGTGAAGTAAAGCGGAGCCAAGggaagccaaaaggcctggcagcgtggaacagtggtgcagtcgcccacggcaactggtccCGGATACAGACTGTCTTGATTCACGGCTGCGATCCGGAGAATACCATTTATTTTCCGTTTGTGACtacgttgaacattaaagagactttgttttgaccgtttcctgtggtcactgcctgtctaccacgttgcaccaaccccgctgcactacaccctttaaaggggttgtctggtttcATATAACATAACGAACAGTATTAACTAAAAAAAGCCACTGACAATCCAGAACTTTCTCTTCGCTCCTCCCAGCTCGGCTTTCTTCAACCGGACTGAAGTGTTGGCTCTTGTCTATAGCGTGTCACCACTTCTGCCAATCACTGAGTTTAGCGGACACATAACCTAACTACCTTGTCATGACTGCGAGAACTGTGGACTTAAGTGAATAAAGGATGGGGCTTACATTTTAGAAAATCCCTGTCACCCGTCTgcagtttgctttaaaaaaaaaaagggtctacCTCCCCCTTCTCCGAACATCCCAGTTGTCTGGCTACTTCTGGAGTTTGTCCCAGGACCGGTCTATGATTTCTCCAGGCTTGATGTATGGTGCTTGCAATTTTAGCGCCTGTCCTACAGACTATTTCCTTTGCGCGGCAGTATGGATTACAATATCTTCTCTCCATGACGCCCTGCCGGGGCTGGGACACCATTATGTTGTTGATGACGGCTTTTCCCAATAGGACCTACTGTACCATGACCTCATGTCTCATGTAGTCATTTATTAGGACGCAGCTCCACCCACTGATGTTTCCAATATGTGGTACTCGTCTTTCTTTTACCCAAAACATAACACTGTCCATAAGTCTGTAATTAAGAAAATGGTACAATTATATTATTTAATCCTTTAAAGATCTGTccatcttttatttttttgctatcatttttttttcacctcccttttcttccaagagccataactttaatttttatttttatgacacAGCCGTACAAaggcttgttattttttttttctcggaaTGAGTTGTCATTTTGAACCGCATCATTAATGATATCATATAATGTAACTGaaacaacaggaaaaaaaattccaagtgtggtgaaaaaaaaaaaatcataattttgttTTAAAGgtattcattgtgcagtaaaatgacCTAAATATAATTGTCCAGGTCTATAAAAAGAATAGAATATATAGTATAAAATTCTGgactgaaatgaaaaaaaaatttttatgtcACCACTTTTTAAAACGCATTCATTTTTTAATTATTCAATCCATGGAGTTGTTTTTTATGTGGCGAGTTagaatttttattgataccattttggggtgaaTATCacattttgatagctttttattgcatttttgagggCAGGTGCGGATACATGGATTCATTGACTTACTGTTTTCATATATATTCATATTTCacatatttaatttatttattgtgGGAAAAGGGAGGGTGTTGacgcaaatgtttttttttttttttattattattttcttattttgaaaactttttaaattaatatttactttatttttttaggcCAATCTAAGAGACCTAAACCTGAGATTGTGTGTATGATATAGTGTCATATGACAGTATTGCAGAATATAGTAAGAATAATGATCTATGAATCCCAGCCTATCCATTGGCTTCATTGAAGCATAAATATGGCGGTGACAGGGCCCTTCAGCGGGTCAACTGCCATGGCCATCCATCGGCGCCACATGATCACAACCTTTATATGCCACTAACAGCATTCGTGTGATTAAACAGCAGTGATCGGAGCCACCTCTGATCTCTGCTGCTAGCGGCTGACACTTGTCTTGTATgttgcaggctcagctcctgagcctgctccacaaAGCCACACCTGATGGGTAAGATTTAACAAAATTTCTATGTTAATTTCTCGCATTTTTCAAGATTTCTGCTTTCGTGTGATTAAACAGCAGTGATCGGAGCCACCTCTGATCTCTGCTGCTAGCGGCTGACACTTGTCTTGTATgttgcaggctcagctcctgagcctgctccacaaAGCCACACCTGATGGGTAAGATTTAACAAAATTTCTATGTTAATTTCTCGCATTTTTCAAgatttctgcttgctgtcattgaatGGGAACCGCCACTGATTATTCCCAGGGCCCATCACATGCCCAGGACAGATGTGTAGCCCATGAAAGTACCCAGATGTAGACCACTCGTACAATACATTATATCGGATGCCTTCGGGATGGAGGGAATGGCGGCCTGGCCTGACCCTGCTACATCCCAGTTTCCTCTCCTATCTGCTGGAGCAGAAACCTCATCATCTCGTGTGTTTTTCCTCCATGATCGGGGCACCTTTAATTTGCGCAGTGGAATTTACACGCTGCGCTGGCTTCCTCTTTCTTCATGGAAGATCAATGCATACAAGGGACCTTGTCCTGGGCCACCTCCCACCCCCACACACCCAGATAGCAACACCACCATGATCAGCGTGTGGGAGCAGGAAGCCTGGGGCCATGGGAAAAGGGACGTGTAAatactaccctccagctgctggaggggGGCTACCTACATCCAAGAGCTAGGCAGGACGCTGACCCCTCTCTGCAGGGACTGTTAACCCTGTCAAGGATCATTTTCCCATCATTTATTACACAAAAAAACATTTTCCTGTTTCCTTTATGCGATTTGTACAGGATAAGGCCTAACCAGCCTCATTCAGCACAACTGTCTTATTGTAAAACTCAATTTGTTGCCCGCAACAACTAATCAGAGCCTACCtgtcattttaccatagcaactaATCAGAGCTTACCtgtcattttaccatagcaactaATCAGAGCCTACCtgtcattttaccatagcaactaATCAGAGCCTACCtgtcattttaccatagcaactaATCAGAGCCTACCtgtcattttaccatagcaactaATCAGAGCCTACCtgtcattttaccatagcaactaATCAGAGCCTACCtgtcattttaccatagcaactaATCAGAGCTTACCtgtcattttaccatagcaactaATCAGAGCCTACCtgtcattttaccatagcaactaATCAGAACCTACCtgtcattttaccatagcaactaATTAGAGCCTACCtgtcattttaccatagcaactaATCAGAGCCTACCTGTCATTTTACTATAGCAACTAATCAGAGCCTACCtgtcattttaccatagcaactaATCAGAGCCTACCtctcattttaccatagcaactaATCAGAGCCTACCtgtcattttaccatagcaactaATCAGAGCCTACCtgtcattttaccatagcaactaATCAGAGCTTACCtgtcattttaccatagcaactaATCAGAGCCTACCtgtcattttaccatagcaactaATCAGAGCCTACCtgtcattttaccatagcaactaATCAGAACCTACCtgtcattttaccatagcaactaATCAGAGCTTACCtgtcattttaccatagcaactaATCAGAGCCTACCtgtcattttaccatagcaactaATCAGAGCTTACCtgtcattttaccatagcaactaATCAGAGCTTACCTGTCATTTTACCATAGAAattagagctcagctttcattttaccatagcaaccaaagctcagctttcattttaccatagcaaccagagctcagctttcattttatcaTAGCaaccagagctcagctttcattttaccatattaGCATCTAATCAATGCTCAGATTTAATTTTACCATATTACCAACTAACCAGAGCTCAGATTTCATTTTTCCATAGCAACTaatcagagcacagctttcatGTTACCATAGCAACTAATCAGAGCTCagcattcattttaccatagcaactgACCActgctcagctttcattttaccatagcatCTGACTACTACTTGGCTTTCATTTTCATGTATACAGCATTAGGCATCGCTGTAATTATGCTGACTAGAAAAACAATGGTAGAATTTTGAAGTGTTTTTTTGCACCATTTCTgcccacttggattttttcccccatttttagGCACATTATATTTTAAAGTTAATGATGTCAAACTACATTTCATCACTCAAAATATGCATAATCCAGCATATGGCTATGTTGActggaaaaacaaaaacaaatggaccctggaagaagaaaagaaaaaaatgaaattacaAAAACAAAAACTGTCCTGCCAGAAAGAGGTTAAAGTTATCTCAAAGAAGCCATTCTAGAAAATATTTTTGGATCCTTTGCTCCTCATTCTTGGGCCGTAATTACACGTTTGCTAGcagtggaataagttcatattcggCAGACATGTCAACACAGTACCCAGCAATGTAGACTTTGTCCTATGGGCATGGTGATGGACAGACTCTTAGCATCCAGATGCCTACACATTATGACTCATGTCCACTGGGATTGTGACGCCTTAATCACATTGTTTTCCATGGTATAACAGCCAAAGGCGTTACTTCCATGAATGTGTTAACAGCTATAATGAACATGAACCCAGGGGGCATGGGCCTTACAGTGCCAATGAATGAGCAATGCGTTACCCCATGGTAATCTGCCCTTCTGTGCCAAACTAAGGCAGCATTTGGTCCTTTAAGGGAAACACCAGTCTAAATAACTGTCACCCTTCTCTCCAATAGGGTTGAGGTGCTTGAACAAGGACCAAGCCCTTCTTCTGAGGGATGGTAGTAAACTTGCACTGTCTGTAGAGAAAGTGAGCTCAGTAGTTGATACCACCCATGAGGAGGGTGAAGAAATTGAGGTTGGGGCCCCCCTTCTTCATACACTACATAAACTACCAGTAAAGGGTAGGTCAAGGACTGGTTTTCCCATACATTTCCAACTTTTCTAGGATAGAAAGTTGTCATGACCCTTaggctattttccaggacgtccctcctgacagcaccctggaggacatcctcctcctccttgccgggacaggaaacacacgagagtttaaaGGTCATGTCCCACCCCGAATTCCTcgctgtttttcctgtccctgcacggAGGGACGAACGAGAAGAGCTGCGCAGGCTTACcgggctcagggggatcgtgcggcttgccaatacccttccccctgtcaagaggctcagggtcGAAACTTCCTGAGGGGGAGTCCCTCTACCCCAAAGGCCAGGAGCAGGACGAGACTCCTGGATAGAGCCattcctcccggtgggaggctctcggctctGGACACGGTGCCACAGTGCAGAGGTCTGGAGTGAAGGGCTCCTCGCAGACAGCGGAGGGTCGCTGTCTTTTGCGATGCTACATCCAGCGTGGTACTCAGATCTTCCCAAGTCAGAGCGGCTTCCGGAGTTTCGGTGggaccgcgtcacttccggtaacGTCACTTCTGGTATCGTCACTTCAGGTGACATCTTGAAAGAGGGGAAGTGCGTGCGCTCCAGTGGTGGAACGCATAGCAGTGTAGACGCTTCTGGCAGATAGCGTCCTGTGTTGTGCCGCAGTGCTGCTGGCTGCAGTTGCGGGAGACAACTATGGAAGGAGACATGCTTGAGGATGGAGGGGTAAATGCGCCCGGCGCAGTCCACCCTCACCTCAGATAGATCTTAGCACAGGTCTAGCCTATTACTCCCAATCTTATCTCGTTTAGGATAAGGGAACCCCGCTGCTCCCCCGACCACAGTTAAAAGACCCGGCAAGGTCTCGGCGAAGTCCAACAGATTTCCTGTATGCCATGTAAAGCTCCCGGACTCCCATGGCAAGACTCTTTGTGCACCTTGTACATCAAAGGTCATGAAAGATGACTTCTGTGTCCAGCTTCTCACAACATCCCTCCAGCGCCATCCCAGGCCCTAAACGAGCCAGGCGGGAGAGCGACCAGAGAGAGCCGGAGTATAGTTCTGATGACGGTTCAGATCTAAGGAACTCTGTCTCCGAAGAAGAGGGGAAGCTCCCCTCAGGGAGCCAGGACCAGCGTAGAAAGTACATTTTCCAGTCAGAGGGAATGGATGAGCTTGTCCAGGCGGTGAGAAGTACCATGCAGATCGAGGAGACTTTCAAGCCATAGTACAGACAGGACCTGATGTTCGGGGGACTTATGTCATGGAGACAGTTTTCTATTAGTGAACATATTAAGGCCATGGAACTAGAGGAGTGGAAGGATTCTGAACGCCGGCTGGTGCTATCTCGTGACTTTAAGGGTCGCTTACCATTTGACCTGGAGAAAGTCAAATTATGGAAAGAGATCCCTAAAATTGATGTCCCAGTAGCAAAGGTCGCCAAAAAGACTGCCATCCCTTTTGACGACTCGTCTAACCTGCGCGACCCTATGGACAGAAAAGCTTACATTCTCCTAAAGAGGGCCTGGGAAGCTTCTGCGGCCCTAATTAGGACAAACATAGCAGCCACTTCGGTGGCCAGATCTATGTACCTATGGATGGGTCAGTTGGAAGAGCATTTGTCCAATAAGACCCCTAGGACTGACAGTCTAAGTTCCCTTCCCATTATGAAGTTGGCCATGGCATTCCTTTCTGATATGATGGCTGAGTCGGTTAGATTTTCAACCAGAAATGGTTCCCTGTCTAATGCAGCTAGGAGGTCTGTATGGTAAGGTCTTGGTCAGGAGATAACGCCTCTAAGACCAAGCTCTGCTCCATCCCATTTTCAGGGCTAAAGGTATTTGGGCCAGCCTTAGATACTATTCTAGAATCAGCCTCTGACAAAAAGAAGGGGTTCCCAGAGGACAAACCTTAATGGCCTCAGCCCCCTTTCAGAGAGGTTTCTTCTCCAGAAAACAGTATGACTTCAGAGGGCAGGGTGGGTCCAATAGAGGGTCCTACAGAGGTTCCTGTAGCCAGGGTAATAAGAACCAAGGTTTCTTCTTTAGCCCGACCTCCAAAACCAAAACACAATGACGCCACTTGCATTGGGGGAAGGCTATGTCATTTTGCAGGAAATTGGGCCCAAATCACTCAGAATCAGTGGGTTCGCAGAACCATAGCAGAGGGATACAGCATCGAGCTTTACTCCCCTCCTCCAGAAAGGTACATCTCTCCTACCATAGTCTCGGCAGACTCTGCCATACTGATAGACTTGCAGGACATGCTCAGTTCGGCAGTCATAATTCCGGTTTCCCCGTCAGAAGTAGGCAGGGGACACTACTCCTCCCTATTCGCTATCACAAAACCGTTCGGCGAGACCCGCACTATTATAAATCTAAAACCTTTGAATGCTTGGGTCAGATACAAAAGGTTCCGAATGGAATCTATCAGGTTGGCAATTCATCTCATAGATCGGGATTCTGTAATGTGCACTGTCGACCTGAAGAGTGCCTACTATCAGGTCCCGGTTCATCCCTCATCACAGAGGCTGCTAAGGTTCGCGGTAGCTCTGCCAACCTGGACCTGCCACTACCAGTTTCAATGACTCCCCTTTGGGCTTGCTTCAGCGCCGCGTATCTTCACGAAGTTGGTATCAGAGGTGGTGGCCTTCCTGAGAAACCAGGGTATCATAATAATTCCATGTCTGGACGACTTTCTCCTCATGACAAAATCAGTGGAGACTTTGACAGATCACAGAATTCGGACGATATCAGTAATGGAACACCTGGGCTGGGTCTTAAACTGGCAAAAGTCCGACCTGATTCCAGATCACAGGAAGATCTTCCTGGGAGTATGTCTAGATTCCAGATGCAGAATATCCCTCTTACCAACTAGAGGACAAGCTGGAGGCAATTCGAGTCCGATTCAGGTACCTATTGGAACACCGAATTTGTGTTAGGCCTAATGACGGCATGTATACCATGCGTCAGATGGGAACAGTCACATTCAAGACTACTGCAGAGACAGATTCTGTCCATCTGAGATCGCCGCCAGTCCTCACTAGACGGTCCCATGAGGCTATCAGGACCAGTACGGAAGCCTCTAcgttggtggacacagacagagaaTCTAAAGGTGGGAGTATTATGGTCCACCTCCCCTTATGTAGTGGTCACCACGGATGCCAGCGCGTGGGGCTGGGGAGCTCATTTACAGGGCAGAATCCTCAAGGGCAGGTGGCCAGTAGACATCAAAGAGAGAtcctccaacttcaaagaactATATGCCGTCTGGGAGGCCTTAAGACAAAATCGGCTCACGCTCTCAGACTGTCATGTCAGGATATTGTCCGACAATGTGACAACATTTCATTCTTGAAACATCAGGAAAGCCCAAGACACCGACCACTGCAGGACCTAGCGGAAAAAATATTCAGCTGGGCAGAAGGTACGGTTCTATCCATAACGACAATTCATCTGGAAGGGTCTCAGAATGTGATAGCAGATTACCTGAGCAGACGTCGGGTGTGCCCAACCGAGTGGGAGCTGAACCAGGATATCTTCCAGGAGTTATGTTGTCGTTCGGGAACCCCCAAGATAGACCGGTTTGCAAACAGTAGAAACTcgaaggtctcaaaattcttctctctgaaccctTTGGATCTTCCAGAAGGGATAGATTCCCTGAGCCAAAGGTGGGTGGAACCTCTCTCATATGCGTTTCCACCCCTGGCGCTGATCCCAGCTGTGCTACGGAAGATCAAGGAGGACCGAGCAAAGGTCATTTTAGTTGTCCCGTACTGGCCAagaaggagctggtttcctctgctaGGGGCCTTGGCGATCGACAACCCAATCGAGCTTCCCCTTCGGGAGGATGTCATTCACCAGGGTCCGATTTACCACCCAAACCCAGGGGAACTCCATCTTTGAGCCTGGATCATAAAAGGGATATCTTGAAGGCTAAAGGCTTATCAGATCAGGTCACAGCCACTATCCAGGCCAGTAGAAAAACAGTCACATCAGCAATTTACCTAAAAATTTGGAAACGATTCTGTTTGGAGGGTGGCAAGTCCGACATTGTGGCAGATACCCCAGACATACCTAGAATCTTAAACTTCCTTCAGACAGGGTTCAACAAGGGCCTTAGACCAAGCACCTTGAAGGTGCAGGTCTCAGCATTAATCTCTTTCTTTGACTATCCTCTAGCATCTCACCCGTGGATAGTAAGGTTCATTCGAGCTACTCAGAGGCTGCGACCCACCATTAGGCAGTTGACTCCGCCTTGGGACCGTAACCTGGTTTTCAGGTCCTTGTGTAAGGGATCATATGCTCTGGGCGAGAATATGCCTATATCAATTCGCACACGGAAAACTGCATTCTTAGTAGTGATCACCACGGCTAAGGGGGTGGGGGAGATCCAAGCCCTATGTACCAGAGACCCATATCTCCACATCAGGGAGGATAGTTTAATCCTGAACTTAGATCCCTCATTCATACCAAAGGTAGGCTCTGAAAAAAAACGAAATCAGGAGATAGTGTTACCTTCCTTTTCTAAAAACCCTTCCAACGTGAAGGAGAAAGCCCTTCACTCTCTGGATGGCAGACTGgcggttttaggctatgtgcacacattgcggattaggctttctggtgcggattctgcctctcctggcagaaaacgcacctgcggatttgtcgcgttttttgtgcggttccgcagtgttttttgtgcgtttttgctgcggttttcttgtggatttgctgcgttttttacccctgcggttttctataatggaatgggtacaaaaacactgcagattcacaaaaaagaagtgacatactacttcttttaaaccgcagcgtttcctcagcggattttccgcaaagtgtgcacagcatttttttttctcattgatttacattgtactgtaaatcaattgcagatttgcagcgtttctgcacctcaaaagacattgcggatccgcagagaatccacaacgtgtgcacataccattagatTATCTAGAGGCCACCAGTTCCTGGCGGGTGGATCCAAACCTGTTTATTCTTTTTGGGGGAAATAATAAGGGTAAAAACGTCTCTAAGGCCTCAATCGCACGTTGGATCACGACCGTAATCTCAGATGCTTACCAAACTGAGGGGATTTCTCCTCCAGCAGGTCTATGTGCCCATTCTACACGTGGGATATCTGCTTCCTGTATCGAGAGGGCAGGAACATCATTAGAGCAAATCTATAGGGCAGCAACATGGGACAGTGCTGACACTTTCTGCGAACACTATAAACTTGATGTACTGTCTGGTCAGCAGACCGCTTTTGGTAGGAAAGTTCTCCAGGTGGTAATCCCACcctaaggaggtgctttggtactctccagggtgctgtcaggagggacgtcctggaaaataggcattagacctaccggtaattatgtttccaggagtccatcctgacagcactggtaGTCCCTCCCCCCCGATTTGTTGATATGTAATATGATTCTGTCATTATTCATTAAAGTGTTATTTGCATTTTCCATGaggtggttcttgttacaacactgaggaattgggggtgggacatgacctttaaactctcgtgtgtttcctgtcccggcaaggaggaggacgtcctccagggtgctgtcaggatggactcctggaaacataattaccggtaggtctaaagcCTATTTTCCCAGCCGCCCATATACACACCCATGAAGAGGAGGGTCAGGGCCATATTGAGCTGAAGCCCTCTTTTCAACACACTGAGTTTGGAacatatggggggcatatattatggcggTTGCACCAAAATGTTTGTTGTAAATATCTAAGCCAAATTGATCAATGTTTCACATCATTTAATAACCCATTTTTTTTAGTTCCCGTTCACTAACTTAATAAAAATTATGAGACAAGGGGGCATGTTTAGTCTTTTGTCTAAAAGTACAACATATTTATGACTACATTTCTACATAAGTCACTTTTCTAGACAGGTCATagttgtctttaaaaaaaaaaaagagtcttcCTGACCCACACCCCTAGATGGCACATTCCTTATAGATTGGGAGAAACCTACCAGTCATTGCTGGGGTTCACCTGGTGAGCTGAAGATCAGGGTGAACATATGGATCGAAAGTGATGGTACAAGGGACAGTGTGGACCACACCA
This region of Ranitomeya imitator isolate aRanImi1 chromosome 1, aRanImi1.pri, whole genome shotgun sequence genomic DNA includes:
- the ZBTB7C gene encoding zinc finger and BTB domain-containing protein 7C isoform X3; the protein is MASGHEDLIGIPFPNHSSDILCGLNQQRHDGFLCDVILIIQDQEYRTHRSVLAACSKYFKKLFTTGSVVEQPYIYEIDFVKPEAFSAILEFAYTSTLTITTSNVKHILDAAEMLEIQCVINVCLEILEAPRDGDEEEEEKEEDDDDDDEEEDEDDTKDFVNEENQMDIQESSCNQSPSASDHTEEPYRGSQKDLPTQYSSTHNSSGHQSAVKDFSIKSLLSEDSHPKNTKSDKRPTISHFVPGFFPQLWNGDLAAFSQLQEPQVDIGPLNLVIKDKKIKEEENNEIPTLPFSADFFKEMILDHSSKHFGQIKAEMDYSAYLSFLSAAHLGMFPPWPLEEERKIKPKASQQCPICHKVIMGAGKLPRHMRTHTGEKPYICTICEVRFTRQDKLKIHMRKHTGERPYLCIHCNAKFVHNYDLKNHMRIHTGIRPYQCEFCYKSFTRSDHLHRHIKRQSCRMSRPRRGRKPAYWRTSSLLFAHNNCPEDEAFAMIPPGLESGGNHRPNGTIGVPGPSPKHLLEEPKNLLNLQGLDNQYEDSNLKLLERTRLESDRLYAFSLAHNENISPQPFFVGAGDPWNMTLNHAPLSDTSN
- the ZBTB7C gene encoding zinc finger and BTB domain-containing protein 7C isoform X1, which translates into the protein MTISSPHPPTTTTTDILLLLFFFFFFPLLEQTSSSIIAACSDGHNEKRTTHENMASGHEDLIGIPFPNHSSDILCGLNQQRHDGFLCDVILIIQDQEYRTHRSVLAACSKYFKKLFTTGSVVEQPYIYEIDFVKPEAFSAILEFAYTSTLTITTSNVKHILDAAEMLEIQCVINVCLEILEAPRDGDEEEEEKEEDDDDDDEEEDEDDTKDFVNEENQMDIQESSCNQSPSASDHTEEPYRGSQKDLPTQYSSTHNSSGHQSAVKDFSIKSLLSEDSHPKNTKSDKRPTISHFVPGFFPQLWNGDLAAFSQLQEPQVDIGPLNLVIKDKKIKEEENNEIPTLPFSADFFKEMILDHSSKHFGQIKAEMDYSAYLSFLSAAHLGMFPPWPLEEERKIKPKASQQCPICHKVIMGAGKLPRHMRTHTGEKPYICTICEVRFTRQDKLKIHMRKHTGERPYLCIHCNAKFVHNYDLKNHMRIHTGIRPYQCEFCYKSFTRSDHLHRHIKRQSCRMSRPRRGRKPAYWRTSSLLFAHNNCPEDEAFAMIPPGLESGGNHRPNGTIGVPGPSPKHLLEEPKNLLNLQGLDNQYEDSNLKLLERTRLESDRLYAFSLAHNENISPQPFFVGAGDPWNMTLNHAPLSDTSN
- the ZBTB7C gene encoding zinc finger and BTB domain-containing protein 7C isoform X2 — its product is MIANCNNLLKWGHNSSSTDTPRTTHENMASGHEDLIGIPFPNHSSDILCGLNQQRHDGFLCDVILIIQDQEYRTHRSVLAACSKYFKKLFTTGSVVEQPYIYEIDFVKPEAFSAILEFAYTSTLTITTSNVKHILDAAEMLEIQCVINVCLEILEAPRDGDEEEEEKEEDDDDDDEEEDEDDTKDFVNEENQMDIQESSCNQSPSASDHTEEPYRGSQKDLPTQYSSTHNSSGHQSAVKDFSIKSLLSEDSHPKNTKSDKRPTISHFVPGFFPQLWNGDLAAFSQLQEPQVDIGPLNLVIKDKKIKEEENNEIPTLPFSADFFKEMILDHSSKHFGQIKAEMDYSAYLSFLSAAHLGMFPPWPLEEERKIKPKASQQCPICHKVIMGAGKLPRHMRTHTGEKPYICTICEVRFTRQDKLKIHMRKHTGERPYLCIHCNAKFVHNYDLKNHMRIHTGIRPYQCEFCYKSFTRSDHLHRHIKRQSCRMSRPRRGRKPAYWRTSSLLFAHNNCPEDEAFAMIPPGLESGGNHRPNGTIGVPGPSPKHLLEEPKNLLNLQGLDNQYEDSNLKLLERTRLESDRLYAFSLAHNENISPQPFFVGAGDPWNMTLNHAPLSDTSN